The following are encoded together in the Daucus carota subsp. sativus chromosome 5, DH1 v3.0, whole genome shotgun sequence genome:
- the LOC108222923 gene encoding chloroplast stem-loop binding protein of 41 kDa a, chloroplastic: MATLSLSSSSSLHSFTTPSSKLTIPSSPSLSFSPSHSLSSSLSISSSSLFFGPSRHNNASRCISSFAAFSVKASAKKSVLIVNTNAGGHAVIGFYFAKELLGSGHQVTIMTVGEESSDKMKKPPFSRFSEIVSAGGKTVWGNPSDIAKVLEGSSFDVVLDNNGKDLDAVRPVADWAKSSGAKQFLFISSAGIYKLGDELPHVEGDVVKEAGHFAVETYMSEIFENWASFRPQYMIGSGNNKDCEEWFFDRIVRGRPVLIPGSGMQLTNISHVKDLSSMLTLAVENPAAASCKIFNCVSDRAVTLDGMAKLCAQAAGLPVEIVHYDPKALSFDAKKAFPFRNMHFYAEPRAAKDILGWSSTTNLPVDLKERYEEYVKIGRDKKTMTFELEDKILESLKVPVAV; the protein is encoded by the exons ATGGCCACTCTCTCACTTTCCTCATCTTCTTCCCTCCACTCCTTCACCACCCCTTCTTCCAAGCTCACCATCCCCTCATCTCCgtccctctctttctctccttCCCACTCTCTCTCctcctctctctccatctcctCATCTTCTCTCTTCTTTGGCCCTTCAAGACACAATAATGCCTCAAGGTGCATTTCCTCTTTCGCTGCATTCAGTGTCAAGGCCAGTGCCAAGAAGAGTGTGCTTATAGTGAATACTAATGCTGGTGGGCATGCAGTTATTGGCTTTTATTTTGCTAAAGAGCTTTTGGGCTCTGGTCATCAAGTTACCATCATGACTGTTGGTGAAGAGAGCTCTGATAAGATGAAGAAGCCGCCATTCAGCAGATTCTCT GAAATTGTGAGTGCTGGTGGCAAGACAGTATGGGGTAACCCCTCGGATATTGCGAAGGTTTTGGAGGGATCAAGTTTTGATGTGGTCTTGGATAACAATGGCAAAGACTTGGATGCTGTCAG GCCTGTGGCAGATTGGGCCAAGAGTTCTGGTGCAAAGCAGTTCTTGTTTATTAGTAGTGCAGGAATTTACAAGCTAGGTGATGAGCTGCCTCATGTTGAAGGG GATGTCGTAAAAGAGGCAGGTCATTTTGCGGTAGAGACATACATGTCCGAGATTTTTGAGAATTGGGCATCATTTCGTCCACAGTACATGATCGGATCTGGTAACAACAAGGATTGTGAGGAGTGGTTCTTTGATC GCATCGTTCGGGGCAGACCAGTTCTGATTCCTGGATCTGGGATGCAACTAACCAACATCTCTCATGTGAAGGATTTATCTTCTATGCTCACTCTGGCAGTTGAAAATCCAGCTGCTGCAAGCTGCAAGATCTTCAATTGTGTGAGCGATCGTGCTGTGACTCTGGATGGAATGGCCAAATTATGTGCTCAAGCCGCTGGCCTGCCTGTTGAAATTGTTCATTACGATCCAAAAGCTCTTAGTTTTGATGCGAAAAAAGCTTTTCCATTCCGGAATATG CACTTTTACGCTGAACCAAGGGCTGCTAAGGACATTCTAGGTTGGAGTTCCACTACAAACCTTCCGGTCGACTTGAAGGAGAGATATGAGGAGTATGTTAAGATTGGAAGAGACAAGAAGACTATGACATTTGAGTTGGAGGATAAGATTCTGGAATCGCTGAAAGTACCAGTTGCTGTTTGA
- the LOC108222922 gene encoding ARM REPEAT PROTEIN INTERACTING WITH ABF2 — MENQKRPEQPTTAARKSLKRKLEEEFVEDRDEFCVAEQDLVREVEAQVEILNACRTSTEADRAAAKRAIHVVSEYAKIEEYVNLIVKTGVVTVLVKHLEAPPELEDGQQPYEHEVEKGSAFALGLLAVKPEHQQLIVDAGALPHLVSILKKHKGGQSSRALIGAIRRAADAITNLAHENSRIKSRVRTEHGIPPLVELLEFPDPKVQRAAAGALRTLAFKNDENKNQIVECNALPTLILMLRSEDMSIHYEAVGVIGNLVHSSPNIKKEVLQAGALQPVIRLLSSCCSESQREAALLLGQFAATDTDCKVHIVQRGAVGPLIEMLQSQDAQLKEMSAFALGRLAQDTHNQAGIAQSGGIVPLLNLLDSKIGSLQHNAAFALYGLADNEDNVGDLIVVGGVQKLQAGEFLVQPTRDCVSKTLKRLEEKINGRVLSHLLYLMRVSERPIQRRIALALAHLCSPDDQSSIFVDNSGLDCLLELLLSSDLKLQRVASVALHKLADKARSLSPVDAGPASPISQVYLGEQFVNNSTLSDVTFLIEGKRFFAHRICLLASSDAFRAMFDGGYRERDAKDIEIPNIRWEVFELMMRYIYTGSVGVSLDVAQDLLRAADQYLLDGLKRLCECTIAQDISVENVSLMYDLSEAFNAMSLRHTCILFVLEKFDNLIAFPGYFDLIRRVLPEMRNYFVRALTRPIQA, encoded by the exons ATGGAGAACCAGAAGCGACCGGAGCAACCGACGACGGCGGCGAGAAAGAGCCTCAAGAGAAAGCTCGAGGAGGAGTTCGTCGAAGATCGTGATGAGTTTTGTGTCGCGGAGCAAGATCTGGTGCGAGAAGTGGAGGCGCAAGTTGAGATTTTGAACGCTTGTAGGACTTCGACTGAGGCGGATCGAGCTGCGGCGAAGCGCGCGAttcatgttgtttctgaataTGCGAAAATCG AGGAGTACGTGAACTTGATTGTAAAGACAGGAGTAGTTACTGTGTTGGTGAAGCATCTTGAGGCGCCACCAGAATTAGAGGATGGACAGCAGCCGTATGAGCATGAAGTTGAAAAAGGAAGTGCGTTTGCACTCGGACTTCTGGCCGTGAAG CCAGAGCATCAACAACTCATAGTTGATGCTGGAGCACTTCCCCATCTTGTGAGCATTTTGAAAAAGCACAAGGGTGGTCAAAGTTCTCGAGCACTCATTGGTGCTATAAGGAGAGCAGCTGATGCAATCACCAATCTTGCTCATGAGAATAGCCGCATTAAATCACGTGTCAG GACTGAACATGGCATCCCTCCCCTCGTTGAATTGCTCGAGTTTCCTGACCCGAAGGTGCAGAGAGCAGCTGCTGGGGCCTTGAGGACTCTTGCTTTTAAGaatgatgaaaataaaaatcag ATTGTTGAGTGTAATGCGTTACCTACCCTTATTTTGATGCTTCGTTCTGAGGATATGTCCATACATTATGAAGCG GTTGGTGTAATTGGGAATCTAGTCCACTCATCCCCGAACATTAAGAAAGAAGTTCTTCAGGCTGGTGCTTTGCAGCCTGTTATAAGGTTACTAAG CTCCTGCTGTTCAGAGAGCCAAAGAGAAGCTGCTTTGCTCCTTGGGCAATTTGCTGCTACTGATACAGACTGCAAG GTACACATTGTTCAAAGAGGTGCTGTTGGCCCACTAATTGAGATGCTTCAGTCGCAAGATGCTCAACTAAAAGAAATGTCAGCCTTTGCACTAGGGAGATTGGCACAG GATACACACAACCAAGCCGGTATCGCCCAAAGTGGTGGTATAGTGCCATTGCTAAACCTTCTTGATTCAAAAATTGGATCACTGCAGCATAATGCAGCATTTGCTCTGTATGGACTTGCAGATAATgag GATAACGTCGGGGATCTTATTGTGGTCGGAGGAGTTCAGAAACTTCAGGCTGGAGAATTTCTTGTCCAA CCAACAAGGGATTGTGTTTCAAAGACACTGAAGAGATTAGAAGAGAAAATTAATGGACGA GTGCTGAGCCATTTGTTGTACCTGATGCGGGTTTCTGAGAGACCTATTCAAAGAAGAATTGCCCTGGCTCTTGCTCATCTGTGTTCACCTGATGATCAAAGCTCAATTTTTGTTGATAACAGCG GACTGGATTGTCTTTTAGAACTTTTATTGTCATCAGATTTGAAACTTCAACGTGTTGCGTCGGTGGCTTTACACAAGTTGGCTGATAAAGCCCGCTCACTTTCTCCGGTAGATGCAGGTCCTGCATCCCCAATCTCACAG GTCTACTTGGGGGAGCAGTTTGTTAACAATTCTACTTTGTCAGACGTTACCTTCCTAATAGAAG GTAAGCGGTTTTTCGCCCATAGGATATGCCTTCTTGCTTCTTCTGATGCATTCCGAGCAATGTTTGATGGTGGTTACAGG GAAAGGGATGCCAAGGATATAGAGATTCCAAATATTAGGTGGGAAGTGTTTGAGCTGATGATGAG ATACATATACACAGGATCAGTTGGTGTGAGCCTGGATGTGGCACAGGATCTTTTGAGAGCTGCCGATCAGTATCTTTTAGATGGCCTTAAGCGTCTGTGCGAGTGTACTATTGCACAA GATATATCCGTTGAAAATGTCTCGCTAATGTATGATTTATCAGAGGCCTTCAATGCCATGTCATTGAGGCACACTTGCATTCTTTTTGTATTGGAGAAGTTCGACAACTTGATCGCATTCCCCGG GTATTTTGACCTCATACGCCGTGTTTTACCGGAGATGCGCAACTACTTCGTAAGAGCACTTACTAGACCTATCCAAGCTTGA